From Erwinia sp. HDF1-3R, one genomic window encodes:
- the glnK gene encoding P-II family nitrogen regulator: MKLVTVVIKPFKLEDVREALSSIGIQGLTVTEVKGFGRQKGHAELYRGAEYSVNFLPKVKIDIAIADDQLDEVVDVIGKAAYTGKIGDGKIFVAELERVIRIRTGETDEAAL; the protein is encoded by the coding sequence ATGAAGCTGGTTACCGTGGTAATCAAACCGTTTAAACTGGAAGATGTGCGAGAAGCACTCTCCTCTATTGGTATTCAGGGGCTTACCGTAACTGAAGTAAAAGGGTTTGGTCGCCAGAAGGGCCATGCAGAACTCTATCGCGGTGCTGAATACAGCGTGAACTTCCTGCCAAAAGTAAAAATAGATATTGCAATTGCAGACGATCAGCTCGACGAAGTGGTTGATGTCATTGGTAAAGCCGCTTATACCGGCAAAATTGGTGACGGCAAAATTTTTGTTGCTGAGCTGGAGCGTGTGATTCGAATCCGTACCGGTGAAACGGACGAAGCGGCACTGTAA
- the amtB gene encoding ammonium transporter AmtB, translating into MNKKIAKLGLAGLAMLPSLAMAAAPPVADKADNAFMMICTALVLFMTLPGIALFYGGLIRAKNVLSMLTQVSVTFAMVCVLWMIYGYSLAFSDGNAFFGGFSMAMLKNIQLTSLVGTFYQYIHVSFQASFACITVGLIVGSIAERIRFSAVLIFVAIWLTFSYLPIAHMVWSGGLLAQDGALDFAGGTVVHINAAVAGLVGAYLVGKRAGFGKEAFKPHNLPMVFTGTAILYVGWFGFNAGSASAANEIAGLAFLNTVMATAGAMLSWTFGEWALRGKPSLLGVCSGAIGGLVAITPACGYVGVGGALIIGIAGGLAGLWGVTVLKKWLRVDDPCDVFGVHGVCGILGCILTGVFASSSLGGVGYAQGVTMGHQIGVQLFSVGVTIVWTGVVAFIAFKVADMTVGLRVPEDQEREGLDVNSHGENAYNQ; encoded by the coding sequence ATGAATAAAAAAATTGCTAAATTGGGCCTCGCAGGCCTGGCAATGTTACCGTCGCTGGCGATGGCAGCAGCGCCACCGGTCGCGGATAAAGCCGATAACGCCTTTATGATGATTTGCACCGCGCTGGTGCTTTTTATGACCTTACCCGGAATTGCACTGTTTTACGGTGGCCTGATCCGCGCCAAAAATGTGCTCTCCATGCTGACACAGGTTTCTGTCACTTTCGCCATGGTTTGCGTACTGTGGATGATTTACGGCTACTCTCTCGCCTTTAGCGACGGTAACGCCTTCTTCGGCGGTTTCAGCATGGCGATGCTGAAAAACATTCAGCTCACGTCGCTGGTGGGCACTTTCTATCAGTATATCCACGTCTCTTTCCAGGCATCGTTCGCCTGCATCACCGTGGGACTGATTGTCGGTTCAATTGCAGAACGCATCCGCTTCTCTGCCGTGCTGATTTTTGTCGCTATCTGGCTGACCTTCTCTTATTTACCTATCGCCCATATGGTCTGGTCCGGTGGCCTGCTGGCGCAGGATGGAGCACTGGATTTCGCGGGTGGCACCGTGGTGCATATCAATGCCGCAGTGGCGGGACTGGTAGGCGCTTACCTCGTGGGCAAACGCGCGGGCTTTGGTAAAGAGGCATTCAAACCGCATAACCTGCCCATGGTTTTCACCGGTACGGCAATCCTTTATGTGGGCTGGTTCGGCTTTAATGCGGGCTCGGCCAGCGCGGCAAACGAAATTGCGGGTCTGGCATTCCTGAACACCGTGATGGCGACAGCGGGTGCGATGCTTAGCTGGACGTTCGGCGAGTGGGCCCTTCGCGGCAAACCTTCTTTACTGGGCGTCTGTTCCGGTGCCATTGGTGGTCTGGTCGCGATCACGCCTGCCTGTGGTTACGTTGGGGTCGGCGGTGCTCTGATTATTGGTATCGCGGGTGGTCTGGCGGGTCTCTGGGGCGTGACCGTCCTGAAGAAATGGCTGCGCGTTGACGACCCCTGTGATGTGTTCGGCGTCCATGGCGTTTGCGGGATTCTGGGCTGTATCCTGACCGGCGTATTTGCCTCCTCCTCACTGGGTGGCGTAGGTTACGCTCAGGGCGTGACCATGGGGCATCAGATTGGCGTTCAGTTATTCAGCGTTGGCGTGACCATCGTCTGGACTGGCGTCGTCGCCTTTATCGCCTTCAAAGTGGCGGATATGACGGTTGGGCTGCGCGTACCAGAAGATCAGGAACGTGAAGGTCTGGACGTTAACAGCCATGGTGAAAACGCTTATAACCAGTAA
- the tesB gene encoding acyl-CoA thioesterase II produces the protein MSQALQNLLNLLHLEKLEEGLFRGQSEDLGLRQVFGGQVVGQALCAAKQTVPAERVIHSFHSYFLRPGDSQKAIVYEVETLRDGQSFSARRVSAVQNGQPIFFMTASFQAPESGFEHQKTMPDVPGPENLASESEIAAQLAPFIPEKLREKFLAEKPFEFRPVSFHNPLKGHVEEPRRYVWIKANGNVPEEKRIHQYLLGYASDFNFLPVALQPHGKGFLEPGMQVATIDHSMWFHRPFDLNQWLLYSVESTSASGARGFVRGEFYNLDGTLVASTVQEGVMRLRQA, from the coding sequence ATGAGCCAGGCATTACAAAATTTATTGAATCTGCTTCATCTCGAGAAGCTCGAAGAAGGGCTGTTTCGGGGTCAGAGCGAAGATTTGGGGCTTCGTCAGGTATTTGGCGGGCAGGTTGTGGGTCAGGCTCTCTGTGCCGCCAAGCAGACGGTACCCGCCGAACGCGTTATCCACTCCTTCCACAGCTATTTTCTCAGACCGGGCGACAGCCAGAAAGCCATCGTCTATGAGGTAGAAACGCTGCGCGATGGGCAGAGTTTTAGCGCTCGCCGCGTCAGCGCCGTGCAAAACGGTCAGCCTATATTTTTTATGACCGCCTCTTTCCAGGCACCTGAAAGCGGATTTGAGCACCAGAAGACCATGCCAGATGTTCCCGGGCCGGAAAATTTAGCCAGTGAGAGTGAAATTGCAGCACAGCTCGCACCTTTTATCCCCGAAAAGTTGAGAGAGAAGTTTCTGGCGGAAAAGCCCTTTGAGTTCCGTCCGGTCAGCTTCCATAACCCCCTTAAAGGGCACGTAGAGGAACCCCGCCGCTACGTCTGGATAAAAGCTAACGGCAACGTGCCGGAAGAGAAGCGGATCCATCAGTATCTGCTAGGGTACGCGTCCGACTTCAACTTTCTGCCGGTTGCTCTTCAGCCGCATGGGAAAGGGTTTCTTGAGCCGGGCATGCAGGTTGCCACCATCGACCATTCAATGTGGTTTCACCGCCCGTTCGATTTAAATCAGTGGCTGTTGTACAGCGTTGAAAGTACCTCGGCATCCGGGGCCAGGGGTTTTGTTCGTGGAGAATTTTATAACCTTGACGGCACGCTGGTGGCATCGACCGTTCAGGAAGGCGTTATGCGTCTTCGCCAGGCCTGA
- a CDS encoding YbaY family lipoprotein has translation MKVLPILTGAALAVALSGCAQKGHDVPTATLASQVAGQQATLRQPNVSGSIYIRQRIALPPDAVLTVTLSDATVADAPSKVISQRVVRTDGKQAPFKFILPFNPSDIKPDARILLSAAITVNGKMMFITDSVKQAVNTGGHKQDLVLVPVPSMALPTQSGAATTLPSTSPTQVSPSSSVPAPTSL, from the coding sequence ATGAAAGTTTTACCAATATTAACGGGCGCCGCACTGGCTGTCGCATTATCCGGATGCGCTCAAAAAGGTCACGATGTGCCTACCGCGACGCTGGCATCACAGGTAGCCGGTCAGCAGGCTACTCTTCGCCAGCCCAACGTCAGCGGTAGCATCTACATCCGCCAACGCATTGCATTACCGCCGGATGCCGTTTTAACGGTAACGCTCTCTGATGCGACCGTGGCTGATGCTCCTTCGAAAGTTATTTCACAGCGCGTCGTTCGCACGGATGGAAAACAGGCACCGTTCAAATTTATCCTGCCGTTTAACCCGTCTGATATTAAGCCTGACGCGCGTATCCTGCTCAGCGCCGCCATTACTGTTAATGGCAAGATGATGTTTATCACCGATAGCGTCAAGCAGGCGGTTAATACCGGTGGTCATAAACAGGATTTGGTATTGGTTCCGGTTCCGTCCATGGCTCTGCCAACACAGAGCGGGGCGGCGACAACCCTGCCGTCGACCTCTCCAACGCAGGTTAGTCCTTCATCTTCCGTACCCGCACCGACCTCACTGTAA
- a CDS encoding MGMT family protein has translation MHEQDSFPQRIWQIVAAIPTGKVATYGDIARMAGSPRAARQVGGVLKRLPEGSTLPWFRVINSMGAISQTGEDLTRQRDALLRDGVEVSREGKVSLRRYRWIE, from the coding sequence ATGCATGAGCAAGATTCATTCCCACAGCGCATTTGGCAGATTGTTGCTGCAATACCGACAGGTAAAGTCGCCACCTATGGTGATATCGCCCGTATGGCTGGCTCCCCACGCGCTGCGCGCCAGGTTGGCGGCGTGCTTAAACGCCTGCCGGAAGGGAGCACCCTCCCCTGGTTTCGCGTCATCAATAGCATGGGTGCAATTTCGCAGACGGGTGAGGATCTCACGCGTCAGCGCGATGCACTCTTGCGCGACGGAGTAGAAGTCAGTCGTGAGGGAAAAGTTTCGCTACGGCGTTATCGCTGGATAGAATAA
- a CDS encoding HHA domain-containing protein produces the protein MTDKLLTKTDYLMRLRRCRSIDTLERVIEKNKYELSENELAVFYSAADHRLAELTMNKLYDKVPVAVWKFVR, from the coding sequence ATGACAGACAAACTTCTAACCAAAACTGATTATTTGATGCGCCTGAGGCGCTGTCGGTCAATCGACACCCTTGAGCGTGTAATAGAAAAGAATAAATACGAATTATCTGAAAACGAGCTGGCCGTATTTTATTCCGCTGCCGATCATCGTCTTGCCGAACTGACAATGAATAAACTCTACGATAAAGTCCCGGTCGCGGTATGGAAATTCGTTCGTTAA
- the tomB gene encoding Hha toxicity modulator TomB produces the protein MDEYSPKRHDIAQLKFLCENLYDESMATLGDSHHGWVNDPTSAINLQLNDLIEHIAGFTMNYKIKHIEDDELISQVDEYLDDTFMLFSNYGINVQDLQRWQKTAKRLFNIFIEECAQVVSQASHSF, from the coding sequence ATGGACGAATACTCACCAAAAAGGCATGATATCGCCCAGCTTAAATTCTTGTGTGAAAACTTGTATGATGAAAGCATGGCTACATTAGGTGATAGCCATCATGGATGGGTTAATGATCCTACTTCGGCAATCAATTTGCAGCTTAACGATTTGATCGAGCATATTGCCGGATTCACCATGAATTACAAAATTAAACATATTGAAGATGATGAACTCATAAGTCAGGTAGATGAATACCTGGATGATACGTTCATGCTCTTTAGTAATTACGGAATCAACGTTCAGGATTTACAGCGCTGGCAAAAAACAGCGAAGCGTTTGTTTAATATTTTCATAGAGGAATGTGCTCAGGTCGTCTCGCAGGCAAGCCATTCATTTTAG
- a CDS encoding ABC transporter ATP-binding protein, which yields MITFKQLTVGYQGRAVTPALDGTLLTGSMTALVGANGSGKSTLLKTLAGLLHPVSGSLSLPRSSVNIAWLPQQSEIDRSFPISLFDLVAMGCWKKCGWFGGIDKAMRRSVMSALEKVDMLDFAFAQPGTLSGGQLQRVLFARLLVQEASLLLLDEPFTGIDSQTTQQLLSLLKERHEAGCTLIVVLHDMATVENYFPQRIRLQEHHAEWSVSDSVLSRQHSPRSLGA from the coding sequence ATGATTACCTTCAAACAGCTTACCGTGGGCTATCAGGGCAGGGCGGTCACCCCGGCGTTGGATGGCACCTTGTTGACGGGCTCAATGACTGCCCTGGTTGGCGCTAATGGTTCCGGAAAATCAACCTTACTGAAAACGCTGGCCGGTTTATTGCACCCGGTCAGTGGGTCACTCAGTCTGCCTCGTTCATCCGTCAATATCGCCTGGCTGCCGCAGCAGTCTGAAATTGACCGCAGTTTTCCCATAAGCCTGTTCGATCTGGTGGCGATGGGATGTTGGAAAAAATGCGGTTGGTTCGGTGGTATAGATAAGGCCATGCGGCGAAGCGTTATGTCAGCGCTGGAAAAGGTCGATATGCTCGACTTTGCCTTCGCTCAGCCAGGCACGCTCTCCGGTGGACAGCTGCAGCGCGTGCTATTCGCGCGCTTATTAGTGCAGGAGGCCAGCCTGCTGCTGCTTGATGAACCCTTCACAGGCATTGATAGTCAGACAACCCAACAGCTGCTATCGCTGCTCAAAGAGCGCCACGAAGCAGGCTGTACGCTGATTGTCGTTCTCCATGATATGGCAACGGTGGAGAACTATTTTCCACAGCGTATACGCCTGCAGGAGCATCATGCCGAATGGTCCGTTTCCGATAGCGTGCTGTCCCGGCAGCATTCCCCGCGTTCTTTGGGGGCGTAA
- a CDS encoding metal ABC transporter permease produces MSVMHPFIEFGFMRRALVACIALSLSATPLGIFLLLRRMSLVGDALSHAVLPGAAIGYLISGLSLVAMGTGGVIAGLSVALLSGAVSRYTPLREDASFAGFYLGSLALGVTLVSLRGSSVDLLHVLFGSLLAVDNPSIMLVSGIAAGSLLILAIIYRPLVIDAFDPTFLRAQNRWAAPLVHGIFLILVVINLVAGFQVLGTLMCVGLMMLPAAAARFWSLTLPGTILAAMILAVAASFSGLMGSFYLSLPAGPAVVLSAAMLFFISILLGPCGGLFRSHGRFSGGKEKA; encoded by the coding sequence CTGTCCGTAATGCATCCCTTTATTGAATTTGGTTTTATGCGTCGCGCGCTGGTGGCCTGCATTGCGCTTTCGCTCAGTGCCACGCCACTGGGAATATTTCTTCTGTTACGCAGAATGAGCCTGGTGGGCGACGCACTCTCCCATGCCGTTTTACCCGGTGCAGCAATTGGCTATCTGATTTCCGGGCTGTCTCTGGTCGCAATGGGCACCGGCGGGGTGATTGCCGGATTATCCGTTGCGCTGCTATCAGGGGCGGTGAGCCGCTACACCCCGCTGCGGGAGGATGCCAGCTTTGCCGGATTTTATCTCGGATCGCTGGCGCTGGGCGTTACCCTCGTTTCGCTGCGCGGATCCAGCGTCGATCTGCTGCATGTCCTCTTTGGCTCCCTGTTAGCCGTAGATAATCCCTCCATTATGTTGGTGAGCGGTATCGCCGCCGGGTCATTGCTGATACTCGCAATAATTTACCGCCCGCTGGTCATTGATGCCTTTGATCCCACTTTTTTGCGCGCTCAAAACCGCTGGGCCGCTCCGCTGGTACACGGCATTTTTCTGATACTGGTCGTTATCAATCTGGTCGCGGGATTCCAGGTGCTGGGCACCCTGATGTGCGTGGGGCTGATGATGCTCCCCGCTGCCGCCGCCCGTTTCTGGAGCCTGACGCTACCGGGCACGATTTTGGCAGCGATGATCCTGGCCGTTGCGGCCAGTTTTAGCGGCCTGATGGGGTCATTTTACCTCTCTCTGCCCGCGGGGCCGGCGGTCGTGCTCAGCGCGGCCATGCTGTTTTTTATCTCAATTCTTTTGGGACCCTGCGGCGGCCTCTTCCGTTCGCACGGTCGTTTTTCTGGTGGTAAGGAGAAAGCATGA
- a CDS encoding metal ABC transporter substrate-binding protein: MKKLPVALALASLLVAPLAMAKTVNTVASFSVLADIVKQVGGSHVNVKSLVGSDGDPHSFEPTPQDSQALAKADVVFVSGLGLEGWMDRLVKASGYKGEVIVSSEGIATRSMEEEGRAITDPHAWNSMKNGVVYATNVMNALIKADPADADYFRQQGSAYIAQLKKLDRWAQSSFAAIPLEKRKVLTSHDAFGYFGQRYGVSFMSPVGFSTESEASASDVAALITQLKSEHIHTYFIENQTDPRLVKQIAASSGAQPGGELYPEALTRKGGDAATYTAAFTHNVNVMVASMK; this comes from the coding sequence ATGAAAAAGTTACCCGTCGCGCTGGCGCTGGCATCATTACTGGTCGCGCCCCTGGCTATGGCTAAAACCGTCAACACGGTAGCCAGTTTTTCAGTACTGGCTGATATCGTGAAGCAGGTGGGAGGCTCTCACGTCAACGTTAAAAGTCTGGTGGGTTCGGATGGCGATCCGCATAGTTTTGAACCCACGCCCCAGGATAGTCAGGCACTGGCTAAAGCCGATGTTGTATTTGTCAGCGGCCTGGGCCTGGAAGGGTGGATGGATCGCCTTGTTAAGGCATCAGGCTATAAAGGGGAGGTGATCGTCAGCTCTGAAGGGATCGCCACGCGTTCAATGGAGGAGGAGGGGAGAGCCATTACCGATCCCCATGCCTGGAATAGCATGAAGAACGGCGTGGTTTATGCCACTAACGTAATGAACGCGCTGATCAAAGCCGATCCGGCTGATGCGGATTATTTTCGTCAGCAGGGATCGGCCTATATTGCGCAGCTTAAGAAACTGGACCGCTGGGCACAATCCAGCTTCGCGGCCATTCCTCTGGAAAAACGCAAGGTGCTGACCAGTCACGATGCCTTTGGCTACTTCGGCCAGCGCTACGGCGTGAGCTTTATGTCCCCTGTTGGTTTCTCAACCGAGTCTGAGGCCAGCGCATCTGATGTCGCGGCGCTTATTACCCAGCTCAAAAGCGAGCATATCCACACCTATTTTATTGAAAATCAGACGGATCCTCGTCTGGTGAAGCAGATCGCTGCCTCCTCAGGCGCTCAGCCCGGTGGGGAACTCTACCCGGAAGCGCTAACCCGCAAAGGGGGAGACGCGGCAACCTATACCGCGGCGTTTACGCATAATGTCAATGTCATGGTCGCCAGCATGAAATAA
- the ykgO gene encoding type B 50S ribosomal protein L36, with protein MQVLSSLASAKKRHKDCRVVRRKGRIYVICKSNPRFKAVQGRKKKR; from the coding sequence ATGCAGGTTTTAAGCTCACTGGCTTCAGCTAAAAAACGCCACAAGGATTGCCGGGTGGTGCGTCGTAAGGGGCGGATTTACGTCATCTGTAAAAGCAATCCACGCTTTAAGGCAGTACAGGGAAGAAAAAAGAAACGCTAA
- a CDS encoding type B 50S ribosomal protein L31: MKSNIHPAYRTVAFHDTSADAWFMVGSTIKTDRTVERDGKTWPYVPLDTSSASHPHYTGKQKDFAKESSAHRFNERFGRFFSKTQ, translated from the coding sequence ATGAAATCGAATATTCATCCGGCCTACCGCACCGTCGCGTTCCATGACACCAGCGCCGATGCCTGGTTTATGGTGGGCTCGACGATTAAAACTGACCGTACCGTGGAGCGGGATGGCAAAACCTGGCCTTATGTGCCGCTGGATACCTCTTCAGCCTCTCATCCGCACTATACCGGCAAGCAGAAAGATTTTGCCAAAGAGAGCAGCGCGCATCGGTTTAATGAGCGTTTTGGCCGTTTTTTTTCTAAAACTCAGTAA
- a CDS encoding efflux RND transporter permease subunit produces the protein MAKFFIDRPIFAWVIAIIIMLAGVLSILKLPIEQYPNVAPPSVQIRATYPGADAKTLQDSVTQVIEQNMNGIDGLMYMSSNSDSSGTLQLTLTFQSGTDPDIAQVQVQNKLQLATPLLPQEVQQQGIQVQKSSSSFLMVAGFVSQDGSMTQNDISDYVASNIKDPISRTLGVGDTQIFGAQYAMRIWMDPHKLNNYQLTPVDVISAITAQNAQVAAGQLGGSPPVPGQQLNASIIAQTRLTSTDEFGKILLKVNTDGSRVLLRDVAKIELGGENYEIIARYNGKPASGIGIKLATGANALDTAAAVKAELGKLEPFFPAGMKVVYPYDTTPFVKISINEVVKTLIEAIVLVFIVMYLFLQNFRATLIPTIAVPVVLLGTFAIINAFGYSINTLTMFGMVLAIGLLVDDAIVVVENVERVMAEEGLPPKEATRKSMEQIQGALVGIAMVLSAVFIPMAFFGGSTGVIYRQFSITIVSAMVLSVIVALVLTPALCATMLKPIKKGDHGITTGFFGWFNRMFEKSTDHYTNSVGHIIRSTGRYLLIYLAIVALMAVIFVKLPTSFLPEEDQGLLLAQAQLPAGATQERTQKVLDQVTDYFLTKEKANVNSVFTVNGFGFAGRGQNTGIAFVSLKPWDDRSGAANKVDGIAGRAMQAFGAIKDAMVIPFNLPAIIELGNATGFDFELIDQANLGHDALTKARNQLLGMVAQHPDTLVGVRPNGLEDTPQYKLMIDQEKAEALGVSISDINTTIGASWGGSYVNDFIDRGRVKKVYVMGQADSRMLPDDINKWYVRGSNGQMVPFSAFASAKWQYGSPRLERYNGLPSMEILGQAAEGKSSGEAMNLMEQLASKLPQGIGFDWTGMSYQERLSGNQAPALYAISLIVVFLCLAALYESWSIPFSVMLVVPLGVIGALLFTALRGLSNDVYFVVGLLTTIGLSAKNAILIVEFAKDLMEKEGKGLVESTLEAVRMRLRPILMTSLAFILGVLPLAISTGAGSGAQNAVGTGVMGGMVTATILAIFFVPVFFVVVRRRFSKNKEELEHGHPDDQHQH, from the coding sequence ATGGCTAAGTTCTTTATCGATCGCCCCATTTTTGCGTGGGTCATCGCCATCATTATTATGTTGGCGGGTGTGCTGTCGATTCTAAAACTGCCGATTGAGCAATATCCCAATGTTGCGCCGCCGTCAGTTCAGATTCGAGCGACTTACCCGGGTGCGGATGCTAAAACGCTACAGGACTCAGTTACCCAGGTAATTGAACAAAATATGAACGGCATTGATGGCCTGATGTATATGTCATCAAACAGCGATTCATCCGGTACGTTGCAGCTTACGCTGACCTTCCAGTCAGGTACCGATCCCGATATCGCACAGGTTCAGGTGCAGAACAAACTGCAGCTGGCTACGCCTCTGCTCCCGCAGGAAGTGCAACAGCAGGGGATTCAGGTTCAAAAATCCTCCAGCAGCTTCCTGATGGTAGCCGGGTTTGTTAGCCAGGACGGCAGTATGACGCAGAACGATATTTCGGACTACGTTGCCTCCAACATCAAAGACCCCATCAGCCGTACGCTGGGCGTGGGTGACACCCAGATATTTGGTGCGCAGTATGCAATGCGTATCTGGATGGACCCGCACAAGCTGAACAACTATCAGCTGACGCCGGTGGACGTGATTAGCGCTATTACCGCGCAAAATGCCCAGGTGGCAGCCGGCCAGTTAGGCGGTTCACCACCGGTACCGGGCCAGCAGCTCAACGCCTCAATCATCGCGCAAACGCGTCTGACCTCAACCGACGAATTCGGCAAAATTCTGCTGAAGGTGAATACGGATGGGTCGCGCGTACTGCTCAGGGACGTGGCGAAAATTGAGCTGGGGGGTGAAAACTACGAGATCATCGCACGCTATAACGGTAAACCGGCCTCCGGTATCGGTATCAAGCTGGCGACCGGCGCTAACGCACTGGATACCGCCGCCGCGGTAAAAGCAGAGCTGGGCAAACTGGAGCCTTTCTTCCCGGCAGGGATGAAGGTGGTTTACCCTTACGATACAACGCCGTTTGTTAAAATCTCCATCAATGAAGTGGTGAAAACCCTGATTGAGGCGATTGTGCTGGTGTTTATCGTGATGTACCTGTTCCTGCAAAATTTCCGCGCAACGCTGATCCCGACGATCGCGGTGCCGGTCGTTCTGCTGGGTACGTTCGCGATTATCAATGCTTTTGGCTATTCCATAAACACGCTAACGATGTTTGGGATGGTGCTGGCGATAGGCCTGCTGGTCGATGATGCCATCGTGGTGGTAGAGAACGTCGAGCGTGTTATGGCCGAAGAGGGCCTGCCGCCGAAGGAAGCGACCCGTAAGTCGATGGAGCAGATCCAGGGCGCGCTGGTCGGTATCGCCATGGTCCTGTCGGCGGTATTTATTCCGATGGCATTCTTTGGCGGTTCAACCGGCGTTATCTATCGTCAGTTCTCTATCACCATCGTATCGGCAATGGTGCTGTCAGTTATTGTTGCACTGGTACTGACGCCAGCACTCTGCGCCACCATGCTAAAACCTATCAAAAAGGGCGATCACGGTATCACGACCGGCTTCTTTGGTTGGTTTAACCGCATGTTTGAAAAGAGCACCGATCACTATACCAACAGCGTAGGCCATATCATCCGCAGCACGGGCCGCTATCTGCTGATCTATCTGGCGATTGTGGCTCTGATGGCGGTGATCTTCGTTAAGCTACCGACCTCCTTCCTGCCGGAAGAAGATCAGGGGCTGCTGCTTGCGCAGGCACAGCTACCTGCTGGCGCAACGCAGGAGCGTACGCAAAAAGTGCTCGATCAGGTGACTGACTACTTCCTGACCAAAGAGAAGGCTAACGTTAATTCGGTCTTTACCGTTAACGGCTTCGGATTTGCGGGTCGCGGACAGAATACCGGTATTGCCTTCGTCAGTCTCAAACCCTGGGACGATCGTAGCGGTGCGGCAAACAAAGTTGATGGTATCGCGGGCCGTGCGATGCAGGCCTTCGGCGCCATCAAAGATGCCATGGTCATTCCGTTCAACCTGCCGGCGATTATCGAACTGGGTAACGCAACGGGCTTTGACTTTGAGCTTATCGATCAGGCTAACCTTGGACACGATGCACTGACCAAGGCCCGTAATCAGCTGTTAGGCATGGTTGCCCAGCATCCGGATACGCTGGTGGGTGTTCGTCCAAACGGTCTGGAAGATACGCCACAGTACAAGCTGATGATCGATCAGGAGAAAGCCGAAGCCCTTGGCGTATCGATTTCTGATATCAACACCACCATCGGTGCCTCCTGGGGCGGTTCCTACGTCAATGACTTTATTGACCGTGGCCGCGTGAAGAAAGTGTATGTGATGGGCCAGGCCGATTCCCGTATGCTTCCGGATGATATCAATAAGTGGTACGTCCGCGGCTCTAACGGCCAGATGGTGCCTTTCTCAGCCTTCGCCAGTGCAAAATGGCAGTATGGTTCACCGCGTCTGGAACGTTACAACGGGCTGCCGTCAATGGAGATCCTTGGTCAGGCAGCGGAAGGCAAAAGTTCGGGTGAAGCGATGAATCTGATGGAACAGCTGGCCTCGAAGCTGCCGCAGGGCATTGGCTTTGACTGGACCGGTATGTCCTATCAGGAACGCTTATCCGGTAACCAGGCACCCGCACTCTACGCTATCTCGCTGATCGTGGTATTCCTCTGCCTCGCGGCGCTGTATGAGAGCTGGTCAATTCCGTTCTCCGTTATGCTGGTGGTGCCATTAGGTGTTATCGGGGCGCTACTCTTCACCGCGCTGCGCGGGCTCAGTAACGACGTTTACTTCGTGGTAGGGCTGTTAACAACCATTGGCCTGTCAGCGAAGAACGCCATACTGATTGTTGAGTTTGCTAAAGATCTGATGGAGAAAGAGGGCAAAGGGCTGGTTGAATCTACGCTTGAGGCGGTACGTATGCGTCTTCGTCCGATTCTTATGACCTCTCTGGCCTTTATTCTCGGCGTACTGCCGCTGGCTATCAGCACCGGTGCAGGTTCCGGTGCGCAGAATGCGGTAGGGACTGGCGTGATGGGCGGGATGGTGACCGCTACTATTCTTGCCATCTTCTTTGTTCCGGTATTCTTTGTGGTGGTCCGCCGCCGCTTCAGTAAAAACAAAGAAGAGCTTGAGCACGGTCATCCCGATGACCAGCATCAGCACTAA